In Acidiphilium acidophilum, one genomic interval encodes:
- a CDS encoding beta-ketoacyl-ACP synthase III yields MSNPATTLDGIGGYLPERIVSNQELATRVDTSDEWIRERTGITQRHIAAPHETAAFMGEQAARRALDAAGIEAGSVDAIIVATSTPDQGFPATAVTIQSALGITAGFAFDISAACSGFVYAASIADAMIRAGQCRTALVIGTEVYSRILNWQDRGTCVLFGDGAGAAVLRANTADAPRGIISTHIHADGRFGDILYIDGATGQTGKPQHLVMNGREVFRHAVPKLAGAVDEALKANGLGHADIDWLVPHQANRRIIDAMGKRLNLQPEQVVVTVDRHANTSAASIPLALDDAMRDGRIKPGHLILIEALGGGLTWGSALIRM; encoded by the coding sequence ATGAGCAATCCCGCCACTACGCTGGACGGTATCGGCGGCTACCTCCCCGAACGGATCGTCTCGAACCAGGAATTGGCCACGCGGGTCGATACGTCGGATGAATGGATTCGCGAGCGCACCGGCATCACCCAGCGCCACATCGCCGCACCCCACGAAACCGCCGCCTTCATGGGCGAACAGGCGGCACGGCGCGCGCTCGACGCCGCCGGGATCGAAGCCGGATCGGTCGATGCGATCATCGTCGCCACCTCGACACCGGATCAGGGGTTTCCGGCCACCGCCGTGACCATCCAGAGCGCGCTCGGCATCACCGCCGGTTTTGCCTTCGACATCTCCGCCGCCTGCTCCGGCTTCGTCTACGCGGCCTCGATCGCCGATGCGATGATCCGGGCCGGGCAGTGCCGCACCGCGCTGGTCATCGGGACCGAGGTTTATTCGCGCATCCTCAACTGGCAGGATCGCGGCACCTGCGTCCTGTTCGGCGATGGCGCGGGAGCAGCCGTTCTCCGGGCGAATACGGCGGATGCGCCGCGCGGAATCATTTCGACCCATATCCATGCCGATGGCCGGTTCGGCGACATCCTTTATATCGACGGCGCGACCGGGCAGACCGGCAAGCCCCAGCATCTCGTGATGAACGGCCGCGAAGTGTTCCGCCACGCGGTGCCCAAGCTCGCCGGTGCGGTGGACGAGGCGCTCAAGGCCAATGGTCTCGGCCATGCCGATATCGACTGGCTGGTGCCCCATCAGGCCAATCGCCGGATCATCGATGCCATGGGCAAGCGGCTGAACCTCCAGCCGGAGCAGGTCGTCGTCACGGTCGATCGTCACGCCAATACCTCTGCCGCCTCGATCCCGCTGGCGCTCGACGATGCCATGAGGGATGGACGGATCAAACCCGGCCATCTCATCCTGATCGAGGCGCTCGGCGGCGGCCTGACCTGGGGTTCGGCGCTGATCCGGATGTGA
- the plsX gene encoding phosphate acyltransferase PlsX: MTMAEGASVPVLAVDAMGGDHAPESIIAGLDIAAVRHPKAMFHVFGDEALIQPLISKGKHLAGRVVICPTTEIIADDLKPTAALRLRNASMRRAIDAVANGEAAGVISAGNTGAMLALAKIVIKTMAGIDRPAMAAIGPSAKGDVVMLDLGANMICDARNLVEFAVMGEMFARTVLGLPKPTIGLLNVGSEEMKGDETLKRAAEALRAGPIGPQFHGFVEGHDIAGGTVDVVVTDGFTGNVALKTGEGALRLVGDLLKRVFTASISAKLAYVLAKPGLNRLREWLDPRRYNGAVLLGLNGVVVKSHGGTDAEGFAHAVDVAMDMIVNRFNERIRDGLRQHDDRAALVAEPAAPVATPVAPPVATPIAFGP, translated from the coding sequence ATGACCATGGCTGAAGGGGCGAGCGTGCCGGTTCTCGCGGTCGATGCCATGGGCGGCGATCACGCACCCGAGTCGATCATCGCGGGACTCGATATCGCGGCGGTTCGTCATCCGAAGGCGATGTTCCATGTCTTCGGTGACGAGGCGCTGATCCAGCCGCTGATCAGCAAGGGCAAGCACCTCGCCGGGCGTGTGGTGATCTGCCCGACCACTGAAATCATCGCCGACGATCTCAAGCCCACCGCAGCGTTGCGGCTGCGCAATGCCTCGATGCGCCGGGCGATCGATGCGGTCGCTAATGGCGAGGCTGCCGGGGTGATCTCGGCCGGCAATACCGGCGCGATGCTGGCGCTCGCGAAAATCGTGATCAAGACCATGGCGGGGATCGACCGTCCGGCGATGGCGGCAATCGGGCCGTCGGCCAAGGGCGACGTCGTCATGCTCGATCTCGGCGCCAACATGATCTGCGATGCGCGCAACCTCGTCGAATTCGCGGTGATGGGCGAGATGTTCGCCCGCACCGTGCTCGGCCTGCCGAAACCCACCATCGGCCTGCTCAATGTCGGGTCCGAGGAAATGAAGGGCGACGAAACCCTCAAGCGCGCCGCCGAGGCGTTGCGCGCCGGCCCGATCGGCCCGCAATTCCACGGTTTCGTCGAGGGGCACGATATCGCGGGCGGCACCGTCGATGTGGTGGTAACCGACGGCTTTACCGGTAACGTCGCCCTCAAGACCGGCGAAGGAGCCCTGCGTCTGGTCGGCGACCTGCTGAAGCGCGTCTTCACTGCCAGCATCTCCGCCAAACTCGCCTATGTGCTTGCCAAGCCCGGTTTGAACCGGCTGCGCGAGTGGCTCGACCCCCGCCGCTACAACGGGGCGGTGCTGCTCGGGCTCAACGGCGTCGTGGTCAAATCGCATGGCGGAACCGATGCCGAGGGCTTCGCCCATGCGGTCGATGTCGCGATGGACATGATCGTCAACCGGTTCAACGAGCGGATCAGGGACGGGCTGCGCCAGCACGACGATCGGGCGGCGCTCGTCGCCGAGCCGGCAGCGCCCGTTGCCACGCCGGTTGCCCCGCCGGTCGCCACACCGATTGCCTTCGGGCCATGA
- the rpmF gene encoding 50S ribosomal protein L32 — MAVPKRKTSPSRKGMRRSHQALVIQPHAECSNCGELKRPHHVCGHCGHYDGREVVAAGKDIKGTVRV; from the coding sequence ATGGCCGTACCCAAGCGAAAAACCAGCCCGTCCCGCAAGGGCATGCGCCGGAGCCATCAGGCCCTGGTCATCCAGCCGCACGCCGAATGCAGCAATTGCGGCGAGTTGAAACGCCCCCATCACGTCTGCGGCCATTGCGGTCATTACGACGGTCGTGAAGTCGTGGCCGCCGGCAAGGACATCAAGGGCACGGTTCGGGTCTGA
- a CDS encoding DUF177 domain-containing protein, with translation MTDPIQAPLSYKVDLARLGTAPLPVTVIADEAACAGIAAAFGLPAIAALRGDFVLSSVRNPGAADHATATLALKATVIQTCVVTLEPFEQTISERAVLLMLTESQAEALDLDQAPIDPEAPDEIVANGTMVDLGAVLTEQLALALDPYPRKPGVAAPEEYTAPRIGPFSALAALAVKRKNDEPQ, from the coding sequence ATGACCGACCCGATCCAAGCCCCGCTCTCGTATAAAGTCGATCTCGCCCGGCTGGGCACCGCCCCGCTGCCGGTCACGGTCATCGCCGATGAAGCGGCGTGCGCAGGTATCGCCGCCGCGTTCGGACTTCCGGCGATTGCCGCCCTGCGCGGCGATTTCGTGTTGAGCTCGGTGCGAAATCCCGGTGCGGCGGATCACGCAACCGCCACGCTGGCCCTCAAGGCCACCGTGATCCAGACCTGTGTGGTGACGCTCGAACCTTTCGAGCAGACGATCAGCGAACGCGCGGTCCTCCTGATGCTCACCGAGTCGCAGGCCGAGGCACTCGATCTCGATCAGGCGCCGATCGACCCGGAGGCACCCGACGAGATCGTTGCCAACGGCACGATGGTCGATCTCGGCGCGGTGTTGACCGAGCAACTCGCTCTTGCGCTCGACCCGTATCCCCGCAAGCCGGGCGTCGCGGCACCCGAGGAATATACCGCACCGCGCATCGGCCCGTTCAGCGCGCTTGCCGCCCTCGCGGTGAAGCGCAAGAATGACGAGCCGCAATGA
- a CDS encoding outer membrane protein assembly factor BamE, with the protein MRRPAIKLHRLLPLMLLPALAGCAVFSAAPHYRGNAVSEHQLKQLTPGVSTEADATALLGTPTLHETFNRNDWLYASQVTKRRIGQTQGVLRQKVVVLHFNDGGVLQSIRNVNQKQAVRVAMASGATKAPGGTASLFQQLVGGVGHYNPGLGAGAGGFGGTGSSDIGGASGSSGLSGF; encoded by the coding sequence GTGCGCAGACCCGCCATCAAGCTCCACCGCCTGCTGCCCCTGATGCTGTTGCCCGCGCTGGCCGGATGCGCGGTATTCTCGGCCGCACCGCACTACCGGGGCAATGCGGTGTCCGAACATCAACTCAAGCAGTTGACCCCAGGGGTTTCGACCGAGGCCGATGCCACGGCGCTGCTGGGAACGCCGACCCTGCATGAAACCTTCAACCGCAACGACTGGCTGTATGCGAGCCAGGTGACCAAGCGGCGGATCGGCCAGACCCAGGGGGTGCTGCGCCAGAAGGTCGTGGTGCTGCATTTCAACGATGGCGGGGTGTTGCAGTCGATCCGTAACGTCAACCAGAAGCAGGCGGTCAGGGTTGCGATGGCGTCAGGCGCGACCAAGGCGCCGGGCGGCACCGCGAGCCTGTTCCAGCAGCTTGTCGGGGGCGTCGGTCACTATAATCCGGGTCTCGGCGCGGGTGCGGGCGGCTTCGGCGGGACCGGTAGTTCCGATATCGGCGGTGCCAGCGGCAGCAGCGGGCTCTCGGGGTTCTGA